The nucleotide sequence TGCGGGCGTGGCTGGCGACGACCGCCATGGCCTCGTCACTGCCGGCGATGACCACCTGATTATCGGCATTGATGTTGGCCAGGTACACCGGCGTCGCGTCGCTGTGCACCTGAGCCAGCAACCCTTCCACGGCAGCGAGGTCCAGGCCGAGGATAGCGGTCATGCCGTAGCCTTGCGGATAGGCCTGCTGCATCAATTCGCCCCGCAGGCTGACCAGCCGCAACCCATCCTCGAACCGCAACGCACCGGCGATCACCGCCGCCGGATACGCGCCGATGGACAGCCCCGCCACGTAGTCCGGCGCAGGCACCTGTTCCAGCAAGCGGCGGGACGCCGCCACGCCGGCGATCAACAGACATAGCTGTACGGCGCGGGTCGATTGCAAGGCCTCGGCGCTGTCCAGTTGCAATACGTCTTCGCCGAGGATATCACTCGCCTCGGCCAGCACCTGCGGCGCCAGGCCATGGAGCATGCCCGCCCGCTGCGCGCCCTGACCGGGGAATACCAGGAGGCTGCTCATGCGACCTGCTCCAGCGACGGCTGCCAGGGATTGCTCACCAGCCGGGCCTGGAGGTCATCCTTGAGCAGGACCCGACGTGACGAGCCCGCCCATTCGCGCAGGGCAACAGCGCCGAATGGGGTCTGCAACTGCATGTCCACAACGCACACCGAGCCATCCAGTTGCGCCAACAAGTGCCTGGCCTGGAGGCGATCCATCGCCTGCGGCGTGCGCAGGATCAAGTCCAGGTCGCTGCGCTCATGCAGGGCCTCGATGCCGCTGGCGAGTTCGAACCCGGCGCTACCGCTGATGCCCCAGGTCCAGCCACTGGCGTCGAGCATCGAGCGCAGGCGGGACAGCGCTTGCAGGGCCGGCAAGTCCCGTTGGCACTCGACGTGGCAAAGGTCTTCCGGATGCACCAGACGCAGGATCGCCGACAACGGCATCGACGTGGCGTACCGCTGCTCCCTTGCCCGCCCCCGCACGCCCACCGCAACCTGCCCCGACGCAGCCAGCGCCCGCCGCACCACCACCGGTTGCCCGAGGCCGAGGGCTTCGACCGCCCACACCGGCGCATCCGCCGGTAACTGCTCCGG is from Pseudomonas sp. B21-056 and encodes:
- a CDS encoding malonate decarboxylase holo-ACP synthase; the encoded protein is MVSSFLAHDLLWGMTPEQLPADAPVWAVEALGLGQPVVVRRALAASGQVAVGVRGRAREQRYATSMPLSAILRLVHPEDLCHVECQRDLPALQALSRLRSMLDASGWTWGISGSAGFELASGIEALHERSDLDLILRTPQAMDRLQARHLLAQLDGSVCVVDMQLQTPFGAVALREWAGSSRRVLLKDDLQARLVSNPWQPSLEQVA
- the mdcH gene encoding malonate decarboxylase subunit epsilon gives rise to the protein MSSLLVFPGQGAQRAGMLHGLAPQVLAEASDILGEDVLQLDSAEALQSTRAVQLCLLIAGVAASRRLLEQVPAPDYVAGLSIGAYPAAVIAGALRFEDGLRLVSLRGELMQQAYPQGYGMTAILGLDLAAVEGLLAQVHSDATPVYLANINADNQVVIAGSDEAMAVVASHARSQGAGKACRLAVSVPSHCPLLEAPARALAQSFADVPLQAPTLGYLSGSRARPVTSTEALRDDLAFNMCRVVDWRGTVQSAYERGVRLQIELPPGAVLTGLARRVFEQGTVIAFDGARLDTLQALLAEEGRRQP